Within Runella rosea, the genomic segment TGTCTACGTTGAAATGACGCTCACTTCGCCGTCTTGTCCATCGGCGGGGACGATACCTGCCGAAATTGAACAAAAAATCCGGGAAGTGGAAGGCGTCAATGACGTAAGCGTAGAATTGACTTGGGATCCGCCTTACTCACAGGATATGATGAGTGAAGAAGCCAAACTTGAACTTGGATTTTTGTAAAACCTTCCCAGAGAAGGGCTGTATAGCATTAAAAAACTGTAAACTTAAAACTGTAAACTAATTATGTATCCTCCTCACTTAGTAGCTCCGATGAAAGAAGATCTGAC encodes:
- a CDS encoding SUF system Fe-S cluster assembly protein → MTESELKEEVIKAIKSVYDPEIPVDVWELGLIYDLKIFPVNNVYVEMTLTSPSCPSAGTIPAEIEQKIREVEGVNDVSVELTWDPPYSQDMMSEEAKLELGFL